CGCATCATTGACCGCGAGGACgactaccgccgccgccgcctcgaccgcATCATCTCGCCCGAGCGCCACGACGCCTTCGCGTCCGGGGAGGCCACCCCGGACCCCTCCGTCCGAACCTACGCCGATGCCATGCGCGAGAGCAAGGTGCAGCAGGAGAAGGAGCACGTGCTGCGTGAAATcgctaagaagaagaaggaggaggaggagaaggccaaggagaagaagGCTGCGCCTCAGCCGCAGCCAGCCGCGACCAAACGGCGCAATAGGTGGGATCAGTCGCAGGACGGCGATGCTGCTGCTGGGGCCAAGAAGTCCAAGACCTCAGACTGGGATGCCCCTGATGCAACTCCTGGTATTGGGCGCTGGGACGCCACTCCAGGCCGTGTTGGAGATGCAACGCCCTCTGTGAGGAGGAATAGGTGGGATGAGACTCCAACTCCAGGGAGGATGGCTGACGCAGATGCAACTCCTGCAGCCGGTGGCATTACTCCAGGAGCCACCCCTTCTGGGGCATGGGATGCTACTCCTAAGCTGCCTGGTGGGCTTGTCACACCAACACCCAAGAAGCAGAGGTCGAGGTGGGACGAGACACCAGCGAGTATGGGGAGCGCAACACCTGGTGGTACAGCAGCGACACCTGCAGGGTTCAACACTCCTGGACAAACACCATTCGGAGCAGAGAACCTTGCCACACCAACACCTGGCCACCTTGCTGCCCGTGGCCCGATGACTCCTGAGCAGTACCAGCTCTTGCGATGGGAGCGGGACATTGAGGAGCGGAACAGGCCTCTCACTgacgaggagcttgactccatgtTTCCGCAGGAGGGATACAAGATTCTTGAGCCTCCAGCTTCATACCAGCCCATACGTACCCCAGCAAGGAAGCTGCTCGCTACGCCAACACCTCTGGGCACACCAATGTATGCTATTCCAGAGGAGAACCGTGGACAGCACTTTGATGTGCCCAAGGACCTGGGTCCTGGTTTGCCACTCATGAAGCCAGAGGACTACCAGTACTTTGGGACGTTGCTgaatgaggacgaggaggagcagcTAACGCCAGAGGAGCAGAaggaaagaaaaatcatgaagctCCTGCTCAAGGTAAAGAATGGCACACCCCCACAGCGGAAGACAGCACTCCGGCAGCTCACGGACAAAGCACGTGAGTTTGGTGCTGGCCCATTGTTCAACAAAATCCTGCCATTGCTCATGCAGCCAACACTTGAGGACCAGGAACGTCATCTCCTGGTGAAGGTCATTGACAGGGTGCTGTATAAGCTGGATGAGCTGGTCCGGCCATTTGTGCACAAGATTCTTGTTGTTATCGAGCCACTTTTGATTGATGAGGATTACTATGCTCGTGTTGAGGGCAGGGAGATTATCTCAAATCTTAGCAAAGCTGCTGGTCTTGCTACTATGATTGCTGCCATGAGACCTGATATTGATAACATCGACGAGTACGTGAGGAATACGACTGCCAGGGCATTCAGTGTGGTGGCTTCTGCTTTGGGTATCCCGGCCCTCCTCCCATTTTTAAAGGCTGTTTGTCAGAGTAAGAAGTCCTGGCAAGCTCGGCACACTGGTATCAAGATTGTTCAGCAGATTGCTATTCTCATGGGCTGCGCTGTTCTGCCTCACCTTAAGAACCTAGTTGAGATCATTGAGCATGGTCTAAGCGATGAGAACCAGAAAGTGCGGACGATCACTGCCCTCTCTCTTGCTGCACTTGCTGAAGCTGCTGCGCCCTACGGTATAGAAAGTTTTGATAGTGTCTTGAAGCCTCTCTGGAAGGGTATCAGATCTCACCGTGGAAAGGTCCTTGCTGCCTTCTTGAAGGCTATTGGTTTCATCATCCCTCTTATGGATGCTCTGTATGCCAGTTACTACACGAAGGAGGTCATGCAAGTCCTGATTAGAGAGTTCCAGTCCCCAGATGAAGAGATGAAGAAGATTGTCCTGAAGGTTGTTAAGCAGTGTGTCAGTACAGAGGGTGTGGAGGCTGATTATATCCGGAGTGACATCCTTCCAGACTTCTTCAAACACTTCTGGGTTAGGAGAATGGCCCTAGATCGTAGGAACTATAAGCAACTTGTGGAAACAACAGTAGAGATGGCAAACAAGGTGGGAGTTACTGGTATTGTTGGGAAGATTGTTGAGGATCTGAAAGATGAAAGTGAGCCTTACAGGAGAATGGTGATGGAAACAATTGAAAAGGTGGTGGCCAACTTGGGTGCCTCGGATATCGATCCTCGTTTGGAGGAGCTGCTTATTGATGGCATCCTGTATGCTTTCCAAGAGCAGACAAGTGATGatgcaaatgtcatgcttaatgGTTTTGGAGCTGTTGTGAATGCGCTCGGCCAGAGGGTCAAGCCTTACCTTCCTCAGATATGTGGTACCATTAAGTGGCGGTTGAACAATAAGAGTGCGAAAGTTAGGCAGCAAGCTGCTGATCTGATCTCAAGGATAGCTATTGTTATGAAGCAGTGCCAGGAGGAGCAGCTTATGGGTCACCTGGGTGTTGTGCTATATGAGTACTTGGGAGAGGAGTATCCTGAGGTGCTGGGTTCAATTCTCGGAGCATTGAAGGCTATCGTGAATGTTATTGGTATGACTAAGATGACGCCTCCGATCAAGGATCTCCTTCCTCGTCTGACTCCCATCTTGAAGAATAGGCATGAGAAGGTCCAAGAGAACTGCATTGATCTAGTTGGTAGGATTGCTGATCGTGGAGCAGAATTTGTTCCAGCTAGGGAGTGGATGAGGATTTGTTTTGAGTTGCTGGAAATGTTGAAGGCTCACAAGAAGGGTATCAGAAGAGCCACTGTGAACACATTTGGTTATATTGCCAAGGCAATTGGGCCACAGGATGTGTTGGCCACTCTGTTGAACAACTTGAAGGTGCAGGAGCGACAGAACCGTGTCTGCACCACTGTAGCAATTGCTATTGTTGCTGAAACTTGCTCGCCTTTCACAGTTTTGCCCGCCCTCATGAATGAGTACCGAGTTCCGGAGCTAAATGTTCAGAATGGTGTTTTGAAGTCTCTCTCTTTTCTATTTGAGTATATTGGTGAGATGGGCAAAGATTACATATATGCTGTCACTCCCTTGCTCGAAGATGCCCTAATGGACAGGGATCTGGTTCACAGGCAGACTGCTGCATCTGCTGTTAAGCATATGGCTCTGGGAGTTGCTGGCTTGGGTTGTGAGGATGCTCTTGTCCATTTGCTTAACTATATCTGGCCCAACATATTCGAGACATCTCCCCATGTTATAAATGCCGTCATGGAGGCTATTGAGGGGATGCGAGTTGCTCTAGGTGCAGCTGTGGTTCTGAATTATTGCCTCCAAGGCCTTTTCCATCCAGCAAGGAAAGTACGTGAAGTATATTGGAAGATCTATAACTCTCTGTATATTGGTGCACAAGATGCACTTGTTGCTTCTTATCCTGCACTGGGCGATGATGGAGACAATATCTTCAGCCGTCCAGAGCTAGCCATGTTCGTGTGATCAATGTGAGTCTTATTTCTTATTTTGTATTTCTCACTGTAATATCTGTAATGTTTGAGTAGCTACTGAAAAATTCTGTCAAGATATGAAATAAGTTTGTAATATTGGTTGATACATTTTATGTTTACTAGTTTTGGGTGCTTAATTCAGCAATTCCTTTTGATCCAGACTGTACTTGTAGGAGTTGTCTATTCTTAAGCTGTTGGAGTAATGTTTACTCAAATACGGACAACAACTTTTAACCTGCAGTTATTGAACACTATGCTCAGTAGGTCTCTCCCTACTATCTCGAGAGAAAAAACTCAGCCAGTAACGAATCGGAACTCTGATAATAGGTTATTATTTAATTTCATTCAGCTCCATCAGAATTTGCAACTATTGTTTAAAGTGCAAAATCTAGAACAGGAACACAATCAGATCGATTTTACATTGTCAAGACTTGAGCATGAAAATCTTTAAACTCCAAACATGTATGTTGTCCAGTTTAACAAAAGGTGGATGCAGGTAGTAAACAAAATTCCGTTAGTGGGTAGttgtttcttttcctgttttttCACATCTACTTTCTTGCCTTTGTATTCAACTGTTATCAAGATTCTTTGTTTCATGCTCATTCATCTATTTGCGTAGATTCTTAAAATATTACAGTCTTCTATTGTGTTACTTTCAGTTTTACATTAGTCCCGAACTCCTAACAAATATCTAAGATTGGTGTCATTTTGTTGTGTTGTCCTGTAGATTTACATATCCTGCTTTGTGGAGACTTCACATTTTGAGGAGTATCTTATGTCCAGGTAACGAATCTGTATATGATGCTATACATTCTGCTTGCAATTGATCATGGACATGTATTTTTGTATGGCATATGCATGTTTTGTGCTAAAATGTATAAATTCTGCCAAGAAtattattttctactccctccgttcggaattacttgtcgcgaaaatggatgtatctagacgtattttagttctagatacatccatttccaagacaagtaattccgaacggagggagtagctagttGTGTTCGTAGTAAATAGCTGCTCAGTTTAAGTAGAATCAGCTGTACATGTCATTTTAGCATGCGAGCAGTAGCAAGTGGTGTTTAATCTGTATCGTCATGTTTCCTTTTGCATTTTGCTGTATGCTGTATTTTTTTTGCTCTCTACAAGTAATACAAAAGCAAGAATCTGATATACAAACGCATTGACAGGCAGGATGTGCATGTCCATGTATCGTCATCCACATGCATCAATGCAGATGCATGTGAAGCTTGAACTGGGGTGGTATTTGAATTAGTGCTCACATTTATTTGAAATGGTGTTGTTTGTTCTTGCAAAGTCTGTTTTTATGAAGCTGCATTTTTGTATTTGCAGGCTTGTTGCTTCCTGAAGGGGGTGCAATCTTTAAGAAATACATTTTTTTGTCCTGGTTGACTGTACTGCTTTAACCTACTGCTGGAGTCCTATGGACTAACAGTTTCAGAACTGTTGTGTTTTCAGGGTATTTCTCTCCCAAGTTTTACGCTGAGGAGTGACGAGTCTTCTTATCTGGATCTGCGACCAGGCGACGTAAGGGCAGAACATCATGTTAATTTCGTCGCAGATGATAGTATGTGAAATCAAGTCGTTAGTAGTGAAGACAATAAGATCATAGTAGCATCAATGTCATCTTATTTATCATGTATATTTGGTTATGATGGCCAGCCTCTGCTGTCGAAACTCTGTTTTAGCGATGTTTTGTAACGCTGTAAACCATCAAGCTCTGTACTATGTGTGCTGTGGCATGACTATGTCTAGAATGCTTGCATAGCTTGCGTTGTTTTGCACCTTTTCGTGTTAAACGTGGACTGATGTTCTTCAGTTTGATTGATCCATAGCAAAATGTATCATCACTCTTCTAACAGTTTCTCAAGCAGTAGTTTAgttatggtactccctccgtctggtaatacttgtcctagaaatggatgtatctagacttattttagttatagatacatccattttatccatACATCCATTTCAAAGACGCGTATTTTCGGACAAGGATATGTAGACCCTGTTCGGCAATCCAACTCACAGAAATTCAAGGATCTGCGGTGTGGCAATCCAGCAACTCACGGAAATTCCAGGATCTGCGATGCTCTGCGATTTTCAACTGCAGCTCTGCCTGCTTCGGGAGGCCCGTAATGTGTGTGTAGCCCATGTAAGCTTGAGGGTGATTTCAATGAAGTACGTCCAGATGAACACGAGGGGGTAGGACAACGGAGCAACGCTCAAATCCAGGCTTTTAGAGACGCTACTGATATTTGCATGTTGCTAGATTTGGGGTTTAAAGGAAATTTTTGGACTTCCGAAAAGAAGGTTACTGGAGGCACATACACACGTTGCAGGCTGGATCGAGCAATGGCAAACGCTGAATGGATGGCAAGGTTTCCCTCGGCCTCGATAACGCATCTCACCGGGAGCACTTCCGACCACTCACCCCTGCTCCTGGAACGTGGGGAGACAAATGTACCTCATACAGCGAGGACTTTCAAGTATGAAATTATGTGGgagctgttgggtttcgtagtaattttaaaatttttcctacgcgcacacaggatcatgtgatgcatagcaacgaggggaagagtattgtctacgtaccctacgcagaccgactgcggaagcgatgacacgacgtagaggaagtagtcgtacgtcttcacgatccaaccgatcaagcaccgaaactacggcacctccgagttcgagcacacgttcagctcgatgacgatccccggactccgatccagcaaagtgtcggggaagagtttcgtcagcacgacggcgtggtgacgatcttgatgaactacagcagcagggcttcgcctaaactccgctacagtattatcgaggaatatggtggcagggggcaccgcacacggctaaggaatcgatcacgtggatcaacttgtgtcaacttgtgtgtttagaggtgcccctgcctccgtatataaaggagccaaggggggagggtgcgccggccaagagggagaggcgcaggaggagtcctactcctaccgggagtaggactccccccccaatcctattccaactaggattcccaagggggaaagagggagaggggtggccggccacctctcctagtcctaataggactaggggaaggggggaggcgcgcagcccccttgggctgcccctttctcctttccactaaggcccatgatggcccatatggctcccggggggttccggtaacctcccggtaacccggtaaaatcccgatttcacccggaacacttccgatgtccaaacataggcttccaatatatcaatctttacgtctcgaccatttcgagactcctcgtcatgtccgtgatcacatccgggactccgaacaaccttcggtacatcaaaatgcataaactcataatataactgtcatcgtaaccttaagcgtgcggaccctacgggttcgagaacaatgtagacatgaccgagacacgtctctggtcaataaccaatagcgggacctggatgcccatattggctcctacatattctacgaagatctttatcggtcagaccgcataacaacatacgttgttccctttgtcatcggtatgttacttgcccgagattcgatcgtcggtatccaatacctagttcaatctcgttaccggcaagtctctttactcgttccgtaatacatcatctcacaactaacatattagttgcagtgcttgcaaggcttatgtgatgtgcattaccgagagggcccagagatacctctccgacaatcggagtgacaaatcctaatctcgaaatacgccaacccaacatctacctttggagacacctgtaatgctcctttataatcacccagttacgttgtgacgtttggtagcacccaaagtgttcctccggcaaacgggagttgcataatctcatagtcataggaacatgtataagtcatgaagaaagcaatagcaacatactaaacgatcaggtgctaagctaatggaatgggtcatgtcaatcagatcattcaactaatgatgtgacctcgttaatcaaataacaactcattgttcatggtcaggaaacataaccatctttgattaacgagctagtcaagtagaggcatactagtgacactctgtttgtctatgtattcacacatgtattatgtttccggttaatacaattctagcatgaataataaacatttatcatgatataaggaaataaataataactttattattgcctctagggcatatttccttcagtctcccacttgcactagagtcaataatctagttcacatcgccatgtgatttaacagcaatagttcacatcaccatgtgattaacacccatagttcacatcgctatgtgaccaacacccaaagggtttactagattcagtaatctagttcacatcgctatgtgattaacacccaaggagtactaaggtgtgatcatgttttgcttgtgagagaatcttagtcaacgggtatgtcatatacagatccgtaagtattttgcgaattctatgtctacaatgctctgcacggagctactctagctaattgctcccactttcaatatgtatctagatcaagacttagagtcatctagattagtttcaaacttgcatcggcgtaaccttttacgacgaacctttttccataatcgagaaacatatccttattccactaaggacaattttgaccgctctccagtgatctactcctagatcactattgtactcccttgccaaactcagtggtatggcatacaatagatctggtatacagcatggcatactttatagaacctatgactgaggcatagggaatgactttcattctctttctattttctgccgtggtcgggctttgagtcttactcaacttaacaccttgcaacacaggcaagaactccttctttgactgttccattttgaactatttcaaaaatttatcaaggtatgtattcattgaaaaaatcttatcaagcgtcttcatctatctatatagatcttgatgctcaatgtgtaagcagcttcaccaaggtctttctttgaaaaacttttattcaagtatcctttcatgctttgcagaataattctacattatttccgatcaacaatatgtcattcacatatacttatcagaaatgttgtagtgctcccactcactttcttgtaaatacaggcttcactgtaagtctgtacaataactatatgctttgatcaacttatcaaagcgtatattccaactccgagattcttgcaccagtccataaatggatcgctggagcttgcacactttgttagctccctttggatcgacaaaaccttccggttgcatcatatacaactcttcttccagaaatccattcaggaatgcagttttgacatccatctgccaaatttcataatcataaaatgcggcaattgctaacatgattcggacagacttttaagcatcgatacgagtaagaaaatctcatcgtattcaacaccttgaactttgtcaaaaacctttttcgacaagtctagctttgtagatagtaacactactatcaacgtccgtcttcctcttgaagatccatttattcttaatgactcaccgatcatcgggcaagtcaatcaaagtctacactttgttctcatacatggatcatatctcagatttcatggcctcaagctatttcgtggaatctgggctcatcattgcttcctcatagttcgtaggttcatcatggtctagtaacatgacttccagaacatgattaccataccactctggtgcggatcttactctggaagacctacgaggttcagtagtatcttgatctgaagtttcatgatcattatcattggcttcctcactaactggtgtaggtgtcactgaaacagttttctgtgatgaactactttccagtaagggagcaggtacagttacctcgtcaagttctactttcctcccactcacttctttcgagagaaactccttctctggaaaggatccattttagcaacgaatgtcttgtcttcggatctgtgatagaaggtgtacccaacaatttcctttgggtatgaagacgcacttctccgatttgggttcgagcttatcaggatgaaacctttttcacataagcatcgcagccccaaactttaagaaacaacaggttaggtttactgctaaaccatagttcatacagtgtcgtctcaacggatttagatggtgccctattttaaaacgtgaatgcagctgtctctaatgcataaccccaaaacgatagtggtaaagagatatcatagatcgcaccatatcaaataaagtgcggttacgacgttcggacacaccataacgatgtggtgttccaggtggcgtgagctgtgaaactattccacattgttttaattgaagaccaaactcgtaactcaaatatttgtctccgcgatcagatcgcagaaactttattttcttgttacgatgatttttccacttcactctgaaattctttgaacctttcaactatttcagacttatgtttcatcaagtagatatacccatatctgctcaaatcatcttgtgaaggtcagaaaacaacgatgcttgccacgagcaacagcactcattggatcgcatacatcggtatgtattatttccaacaagtcagtaactcgttccattgttccgaagaacggagttttagtcatcttgcccaaaaggcacggttcgcaagcatcaaatgattcataaccaagtgattccgaaaatccatctttatggagtttcttcatgcgctttacaccgatatgacccaaacggcagtgccacaaataagttgcactatcattattaactttgcatcttttggcatcaatattatgaatatgtgtatcactacgatcgagatccaatgaaccattttcattgggtgtgtaaccatataaggttttattcatgtaaatagaacaacagtttattctcttacttaaatgaataaccgtattgcaataaacatgatcaaatcatattcatgctcaacgcaaacaccaaataacatttatttaggttcaacactaatcccgaaagaatagggagtgtgcgatgatgatcatatcaatcttgaaactactttcaacacacatcatcacttcacccttaactagtttctgtttattctgcaactcccgtttcgagttactactcttagcaactgaaccagtaccaaataccgaggggttgctataaacactagtaaagcacacatcaaacacctgtatatcaaatataccctttttcactttgccatccttcttatccaccaaatatttagggtagttccgcttccagtgaccatttcctttgcagtgtaagcactcagtttcaggctttggttcagctttgggcttcttcgtgggagtgacaacttgcttgtcaatctacttgaagttcccctttctttccctttgcccttttcttgaaactagtgatcttgtcaaccatcaacacttgatgctctttcttgatttctaccttcgttgatttcaacatcacgaagagctcgggaatcattttcatcatcccttgcatactatagttcatcacgaagttctactaacttggtgatggtgactagagaattctgtcaatcactatcttatctggaagattaactcccacttgattcaagcgattgaagtacccagacaatctgagcacatgctcactagttgagcgattctcctccatcttttagctatagaacttgttggagacttcatatctctcaactcgggtatttgcttgaaatattaacttcaattcctggaacatctcatatggtccatgacgttcaaaacgtctttgaagtcccgattctaagccgttaagcatggtgcactaaactatcaagtagtcatcatattgagctagccagacgttcataacttctgcatctgctcctgcaataggtctgtcacctagcggtgcattaaggacataattcttctgtgcagcaatgaggatttaacctcagatcacggatcaaatccgcaacattgctactaacatttttcaacacaattttctctaggaacatatcaaaataaacacagggaagcaacaacgcgagctattgatctacaacatgatttgcaaaatactaccaggactaagttcatgataaatttaagttcaatttaatcatattacttaagaactcccacttagatagacatccctctaatcctctaagtgatcacgtgatccaaatcaactaaaccatgtccgatcatcacgtgagatggagtagtttcatcggtgaacatcattatgttgatcatatctactatatgattcacgctcgacctttcggtctccgtgttccgaggccatatctgcatatgctaggctcgtcaagtttaacctgagtattctgcgtgtgcaaaaactggcttgcacccgttgtagatggacgtagagcttatcacacccgatcatcacgtggtgtctgggcacgacgaactttggcaacggtgcatactcagggagaacacttcttgataatttagtgagagatcatcttataatgctaccgtcaatcaaagcaagataagatgcataaaagataaacatcacatgcaatcaatataagtgatatgatatggccatcatcatcttgtgcttgtgatctccatctccgaagcaccgtcatgatcaccatcgtcaccggcgcgacaccttgatctccatcgtagcatcgttgtcgtctcgccaatcttatgcttccacgactatcactaccgtttagtaataaagtaaagcattacatcgcgattgcattgcatacaataaagcgacaaccatatggctcctgccagttgccgataactcggttacaaaacatgatcatctcatacaataaaattcagcatcatgccttgaccatatcacatcacaacatgccctgcaaaaacaagttagacgtcctctactttgttgttgcatgttttacgtggctgctacgggcttaagtaagaaccaatctcacctacgcatcaaaaccacaacgatagtttgtcaaatagactccgttttaaccttcgcaaggaccgggcgtagccatacttggttcaactaaagttggagagacagtcgcccgcaagccatctctgtgcaaagcacgtcgagggaaccggtctcgcgtaagcgtacgcgtaaggttggtccgggtcgtctcgtccaacaataccgccgaaccaaaatatgacatgctggtaggcagtatgacttgtatcgtccacaactcacttgtgttctactcgtgcatataacatcaacataataacctaggctctgataccactgttgggtttcgtagtaatttcaaaaatttcctacgcgcacacaggatcatgtgatgcatagcaacgaggggaagagtattgtctacgtaccctacgcagaccgactgcggaagcgatgacacgacgtagaggaagtagtcgtacgtcttcacg
Above is a window of Triticum aestivum cultivar Chinese Spring chromosome 6B, IWGSC CS RefSeq v2.1, whole genome shotgun sequence DNA encoding:
- the LOC123136263 gene encoding splicing factor 3B subunit 1, which produces MDGIDAELARAQDERRKLEEALAAGALMAVSSVTFDKDLYGGGGSGSDRFAGYDTSIPASEDDAPEDDSAEPSAANPAVRRLASYTGHAVAAADIPRSEDDDGMPAKRSQRIIDREDDYRRRRLDRIISPERHDAFASGEATPDPSVRTYADAMRESKVQQEKEHVLREIAKKKKEEEEKAKEKKAAPQPQPAATKRRNRWDQSQDGDAAAGAKKSKTSDWDAPDATPGIGRWDATPGRVGDATPSVRRNRWDETPTPGRMADADATPAAGGITPGATPSGAWDATPKLPGGLVTPTPKKQRSRWDETPASMGSATPGGTAATPAGFNTPGQTPFGAENLATPTPGHLAARGPMTPEQYQLLRWERDIEERNRPLTDEELDSMFPQEGYKILEPPASYQPIRTPARKLLATPTPLGTPMYAIPEENRGQHFDVPKDLGPGLPLMKPEDYQYFGTLLNEDEEEQLTPEEQKERKIMKLLLKVKNGTPPQRKTALRQLTDKAREFGAGPLFNKILPLLMQPTLEDQERHLLVKVIDRVLYKLDELVRPFVHKILVVIEPLLIDEDYYARVEGREIISNLSKAAGLATMIAAMRPDIDNIDEYVRNTTARAFSVVASALGIPALLPFLKAVCQSKKSWQARHTGIKIVQQIAILMGCAVLPHLKNLVEIIEHGLSDENQKVRTITALSLAALAEAAAPYGIESFDSVLKPLWKGIRSHRGKVLAAFLKAIGFIIPLMDALYASYYTKEVMQVLIREFQSPDEEMKKIVLKVVKQCVSTEGVEADYIRSDILPDFFKHFWVRRMALDRRNYKQLVETTVEMANKVGVTGIVGKIVEDLKDESEPYRRMVMETIEKVVANLGASDIDPRLEELLIDGILYAFQEQTSDDANVMLNGFGAVVNALGQRVKPYLPQICGTIKWRLNNKSAKVRQQAADLISRIAIVMKQCQEEQLMGHLGVVLYEYLGEEYPEVLGSILGALKAIVNVIGMTKMTPPIKDLLPRLTPILKNRHEKVQENCIDLVGRIADRGAEFVPAREWMRICFELLEMLKAHKKGIRRATVNTFGYIAKAIGPQDVLATLLNNLKVQERQNRVCTTVAIAIVAETCSPFTVLPALMNEYRVPELNVQNGVLKSLSFLFEYIGEMGKDYIYAVTPLLEDALMDRDLVHRQTAASAVKHMALGVAGLGCEDALVHLLNYIWPNIFETSPHVINAVMEAIEGMRVALGAAVVLNYCLQGLFHPARKVREVYWKIYNSLYIGAQDALVASYPALGDDGDNIFSRPELAMFV